One Nostocoides sp. HKS02 genomic window carries:
- a CDS encoding response regulator transcription factor, with the protein MLQAAGRSTAKPAWPAGLTTREVEVLRLVARATPTPEVARRLEIAEKTVRNHLEHIYAKTGASSRVALSLFATDHGLASSD; encoded by the coding sequence GTGCTCCAGGCGGCCGGTCGGTCCACGGCGAAGCCGGCCTGGCCGGCGGGGCTGACCACTCGCGAGGTCGAGGTGCTGCGACTGGTCGCACGCGCCACGCCGACGCCCGAGGTGGCCCGTCGCCTCGAGATCGCGGAGAAGACGGTGCGCAACCACCTCGAGCACATCTACGCCAAGACCGGTGCCTCGAGCCGGGTCGCGCTCAGCCTGTTCGCGACCGACCACGGCCTCGCGTCGTCGGACTGA
- a CDS encoding APC family permease, giving the protein MVVASYRQTCYAYPSGGGAYVVSKENLGEKAALTAAAALLVDYVMTVAVSVVSGVVAIISALPVLAPYAVELSAGFVVLLAVVNLRGVKESGTAFAFPTYAFVGLTLLLLASGVYRALHGGIPEAVSAHLALTRTAQVGGVFTLLLCLRAFASGCTALTGVEAISNGVPAFQKPKSKNAATTLVIMGALAITMFSGITALALATHARAYGNGNPSVISQIAESVWGRGVLFYGFQAATAGILVLAANTAFNGFPTLASILARDRYLPHQLHNRGDRLAFSNGIILLAGVSAALIIGFDANIEKLIQLYIVGVFTSFTLSQFGMVRHWRDELGRADGGRRRSIRRSQLINGTGAAVTALVLVIVVRYKFLAGAYLAIAAMVVIFFLMRGIRRHYESVARELEPGPGGVLLPSRNHAVVLVSKLHAPTLLALAYAKATRASHLVALTVAVNPEEERQLRRDWDQRGLDIPLTIVASPYREITRPVLEYLATIRRDSPRDVITVFIPEYVVGHWWEHLLHNQSALRLKGRLLYQPGVMVTSVPYHLSSSRRSPLEERVTDTVGS; this is encoded by the coding sequence GTGGTCGTCGCGTCCTACCGGCAGACGTGTTACGCCTACCCGAGCGGTGGTGGGGCCTACGTCGTGAGCAAGGAGAACCTGGGGGAGAAGGCCGCCCTGACCGCGGCGGCCGCCCTGCTCGTGGACTACGTGATGACCGTCGCCGTCTCGGTCGTGTCCGGCGTCGTGGCGATCATCTCCGCCCTGCCCGTGCTCGCGCCGTATGCCGTGGAGCTGTCCGCCGGCTTCGTCGTCCTGCTGGCGGTGGTCAACCTCCGCGGGGTCAAGGAGTCCGGTACCGCCTTCGCCTTCCCCACGTACGCCTTCGTGGGGCTCACCCTGCTGCTGCTGGCGAGCGGCGTCTACCGCGCCCTGCACGGCGGCATACCGGAGGCCGTCAGTGCCCACCTCGCCCTGACGCGCACCGCCCAGGTGGGGGGAGTCTTCACCCTTCTGCTCTGCTTGCGGGCCTTCGCGTCCGGCTGCACCGCGCTCACCGGAGTCGAGGCCATCAGCAACGGGGTGCCCGCGTTCCAGAAGCCGAAGAGCAAGAACGCCGCGACCACCCTCGTCATCATGGGTGCCCTCGCCATCACGATGTTCTCGGGGATCACGGCTCTGGCCCTCGCGACCCATGCGCGCGCCTACGGCAACGGGAACCCGTCGGTGATCAGCCAGATCGCCGAGAGCGTGTGGGGCCGGGGCGTGTTGTTCTACGGCTTCCAGGCGGCCACTGCCGGCATCCTCGTGCTCGCTGCCAACACGGCCTTCAACGGGTTCCCGACCCTCGCCTCGATCCTCGCGCGCGACCGCTACCTGCCCCACCAGCTGCACAACCGCGGGGACCGGCTCGCGTTCAGCAACGGGATCATCCTGCTCGCGGGGGTCTCCGCTGCGCTCATCATCGGGTTCGACGCCAACATCGAGAAGCTCATCCAGCTCTACATCGTCGGCGTCTTCACCTCCTTCACGCTGTCGCAGTTCGGCATGGTCCGGCACTGGCGCGACGAGCTGGGCCGCGCCGACGGCGGGCGACGCCGCTCCATCCGGCGCTCGCAGCTCATCAACGGCACCGGGGCTGCGGTCACGGCCCTCGTCCTCGTGATCGTGGTCCGCTACAAGTTCCTCGCTGGCGCCTACCTCGCGATCGCCGCGATGGTCGTCATCTTCTTCCTCATGCGGGGCATCCGTCGGCACTACGAGTCGGTGGCACGCGAGCTCGAGCCGGGGCCCGGCGGGGTGCTGCTCCCGAGCCGAAACCACGCGGTGGTGCTCGTCTCGAAGCTGCACGCCCCCACGCTGCTCGCGCTGGCCTATGCGAAGGCGACGCGGGCCTCGCACCTGGTCGCCCTCACCGTCGCCGTCAACCCGGAGGAGGAACGCCAGCTGCGCCGGGACTGGGATCAGCGCGGGCTCGACATCCCCCTCACCATCGTCGCCTCGCCGTACCGGGAGATCACCCGCCCGGTGCTGGAGTACCTCGCCACCATCCGGCGCGACAGCCCTCGAGACGTCATCACCGTCTTCATCCCCGAATACGTCGTCGGTCACTGGTGGGAGCATCTGCTGCACAACCAGAGTGCGTTGCGGCTCAAGGGAAGGCTGCTCTACCAACCGGGTGTGATGGTCACCTCCGTGCCGTACCACCTCAGCTCGTCGCGCAGGTCCCCACTCGAGGAGCGGGTGACGGATACCGTCGGCTCATGA
- a CDS encoding MBL fold metallo-hydrolase gives MTGWAEVGDGVFQRRYDPLDISICVVRGRGGLLVVDTRSSPRQGEEIREHLRELTADPVVAVVNTHAHFDHSFGNQVFADVPIYGHDLVPAHLEAYETPMLAAWVAEGIEPVEEWAAVRITAPTVLVGAEHRLTIGDRVVELRHLGRGHTDNDLVLHLADAGTWIVGDLVEESGPPMYGSGCFPLEWPATVAALARLVGPDDVVVPGHGSPVNRLFVEAQQTQLAGVADLLRELHAAGVPVERACEAGAGRWALPQEGLEPAISAAYEALST, from the coding sequence ATGACCGGGTGGGCAGAGGTGGGCGATGGGGTGTTCCAGCGCAGGTACGACCCGCTGGACATCAGCATCTGCGTGGTCCGCGGCAGGGGTGGCCTGCTCGTGGTGGACACCCGCTCGTCGCCACGCCAGGGCGAGGAGATCCGCGAGCACCTGCGTGAGCTGACGGCGGACCCGGTCGTGGCGGTGGTGAACACCCACGCGCACTTCGACCACAGCTTCGGCAACCAGGTCTTCGCGGACGTGCCGATCTACGGTCATGACCTCGTGCCCGCACACCTGGAGGCCTACGAGACGCCGATGTTGGCCGCGTGGGTGGCCGAGGGCATCGAGCCCGTGGAGGAGTGGGCCGCGGTGCGGATCACCGCGCCCACGGTGCTGGTGGGCGCCGAGCACCGCCTCACCATCGGCGACCGGGTCGTCGAGCTGCGCCACCTGGGCCGGGGGCACACCGACAACGACCTCGTCCTGCACCTCGCCGACGCCGGCACCTGGATCGTCGGCGACCTCGTCGAGGAGTCCGGCCCACCGATGTACGGGTCCGGATGCTTTCCGCTGGAGTGGCCGGCGACGGTCGCCGCGCTCGCGCGCCTGGTGGGGCCGGACGATGTCGTCGTCCCGGGCCACGGCTCGCCGGTGAACCGGTTGTTCGTCGAGGCCCAGCAGACCCAGCTCGCAGGGGTGGCCGACCTGCTGCGGGAGCTCCACGCCGCGGGGGTGCCCGTCGAGCGTGCGTGTGAGGCCGGAGCGGGCCGATGGGCGCTGCCCCAGGAAGGGCTGGAACCGGCCATCAGCGCGGCATACGAGGCGCTTTCGACCTGA
- a CDS encoding magnesium transporter CorA family protein — MDVYLIDESGISQRTADELPEMVRSANDNGTGFVWVDIPQCRLQESEMLGDVFGFSEIALHDCVIRNHVSKIQAYDDHVFTVLHAPQIGAHGHVHYIELDQFLGANYLITIHGPLNPKVEPAVAFVDTGAVLDRMKSGKFLPRTAFELSSAIISTMTRREIDMIATLAEQSGKLEQRVMSGEVMKDSEGFLTDLFQVWYELLAIRTIAVHSTATYDRMARLARFLPADHEPLVADLADRFEMVSSMADGQRESLHGVIEFFQTRVSTHLTIASDDLAQISVRQNDDMRKISAWVAIIAVPTAVTGFMGQNVPYPGFGTAAGFYASTTVMLVMAIVLYVFFRHKEWL, encoded by the coding sequence GTGGACGTCTACCTGATCGATGAGTCGGGGATCTCGCAACGGACCGCCGACGAGCTGCCCGAGATGGTGCGCAGCGCGAACGACAACGGCACCGGCTTCGTCTGGGTGGACATCCCGCAGTGCCGACTGCAGGAGTCCGAGATGCTCGGCGACGTCTTCGGGTTCAGCGAGATCGCCTTGCACGACTGCGTGATCCGCAACCACGTGTCGAAGATCCAGGCCTACGACGACCACGTGTTCACGGTGCTGCACGCCCCCCAGATCGGCGCGCACGGGCACGTCCACTACATCGAGCTCGACCAGTTCCTCGGCGCGAACTACCTCATCACCATCCACGGGCCGCTCAACCCCAAGGTGGAGCCCGCCGTCGCGTTCGTCGACACCGGGGCCGTCCTCGACCGCATGAAGAGCGGGAAGTTCCTGCCTCGCACGGCGTTCGAGCTGTCCTCGGCGATCATCTCGACGATGACGCGACGCGAGATCGACATGATTGCGACCTTGGCCGAGCAGTCCGGCAAGCTCGAGCAGCGCGTCATGTCGGGCGAGGTGATGAAGGACTCCGAGGGCTTCCTCACCGACCTCTTCCAGGTCTGGTACGAGCTCCTGGCGATCCGCACGATCGCGGTGCACAGTACGGCGACCTACGACCGCATGGCGCGGCTGGCGCGGTTCCTCCCGGCCGACCACGAGCCGCTCGTCGCCGACCTCGCCGACCGCTTCGAGATGGTGTCGAGCATGGCGGACGGGCAGCGCGAGTCCCTGCACGGCGTCATCGAGTTCTTCCAGACCCGGGTGAGCACCCACCTGACGATCGCCTCTGACGACCTCGCGCAGATCTCGGTGCGCCAGAACGACGACATGCGCAAGATCTCGGCCTGGGTGGCGATCATCGCCGTCCCCACTGCGGTGACCGGTTTCATGGGCCAGAACGTGCCGTATCCAGGGTTCGGCACGGCGGCGGGCTTCTACGCCTCGACGACGGTGATGCTCGTCATGGCGATCGTGCTCTACGTGTTCTTCCGCCACAA